One Chryseobacterium indoltheticum DNA segment encodes these proteins:
- a CDS encoding Gfo/Idh/MocA family protein: MLKAGLVGAGHLGKIHLRLLNQSDKYDFVGFHDKDIENGRKLEAEFGYKYFENFDELLDQIEMLDIVTPTLYHYDYALKAIEKGLHFFIEKPVTQTLEQAEDILSKCRENGIKAQVGHVERYNPAFIGAKDYIQNPMFIEIHRLAEFNPRGTDVSVVLDLMIHDLDILLSVVKSKVKNIHASGVCVVSKTPDITNARIEFENGCVANLTTSRISMKAMRKSRFFQKDAYISVDFLEKKAEVIRMKDAPENPTPFDMIIENAEGEKNQILFEYPNIQANNAILDELNSFADAILEDKNVEVSLEDGTEALKVALKIMELIS; encoded by the coding sequence ATGTTAAAAGCAGGTTTGGTAGGCGCAGGACATTTAGGAAAGATACATTTAAGACTTCTTAATCAATCTGACAAATACGATTTCGTAGGTTTCCACGATAAAGATATAGAAAACGGAAGAAAGCTGGAAGCTGAATTCGGATACAAATATTTTGAAAATTTTGATGAATTATTAGATCAGATTGAAATGTTGGATATTGTAACACCAACATTGTATCATTATGATTATGCTCTGAAAGCTATCGAAAAAGGGCTTCATTTTTTCATCGAAAAACCGGTAACTCAAACGCTTGAACAGGCTGAAGATATCCTTTCAAAATGTCGAGAAAACGGCATCAAAGCACAGGTTGGTCACGTTGAAAGATATAATCCTGCATTTATTGGAGCAAAAGATTACATTCAAAATCCGATGTTTATTGAGATTCACCGTTTAGCAGAATTTAATCCACGTGGAACTGATGTTTCTGTAGTTTTAGATTTGATGATTCACGATCTTGATATTTTGTTGAGTGTGGTAAAGTCGAAAGTAAAAAACATTCATGCAAGCGGCGTTTGTGTGGTAAGTAAAACTCCGGATATTACTAATGCAAGAATTGAGTTTGAAAATGGCTGTGTTGCCAATTTGACGACTTCCAGAATTTCGATGAAGGCGATGAGAAAGAGTCGTTTTTTCCAGAAAGACGCTTATATTTCTGTTGATTTCTTAGAGAAAAAAGCTGAGGTTATCAGAATGAAAGATGCGCCAGAAAATCCTACTCCTTTTGATATGATTATTGAAAATGCGGAAGGTGAAAAAAATCAGATTTTGTTTGAATACCCAAATATTCAGGCAAATAATGCGATTTTGGATGAATTAAATTCTTTTGCTGATGCCATTTTAGAAGATAAAAATGTAGAAGTTTCTCTGGAAGATGGAACTGAAGCGTTGAAAGTGGCTTTAAAAATAATGGAATTGATTAGTTAA
- a CDS encoding cellulase family glycosylhydrolase, with protein MKRAILLSAFLLSQFGTSQLLKTQGQKIINDKGENVQLRGLGLGGWMLQEGYMLKTADFAGPQYKIKEKIAELIGKDGMENFYKAYLKNGITKQDIDFLAKSGFNSIRLPMHYNLYTLPIEKEKIKGQNTWLEEGFTMTDDLLKWCKDNKIYLILDLHAAPGGQGNDVNISDNDKSKPSLWESEENQKKTIALWKKLAERYKDEPWIGGYDLINEPNINFTGKNQNGTDEMSNAPLWKLQKEITEAIRTVDKKHIIFLEGNGWGNNYNGLTPLWDDNLVFSFHKYWNYNDDATLKFILDLREKYNIPIWLGETGENSNVWFTELIQLLDKHNIGYAFWPMKKIDNIAGINNVKITPEYQKLLDYWKNGGEKPSKEFAEKALMKIADNYKFSNTEIKKDVIDAMFRQTIDDSTKPFKNHQAPGKIFATDYDLGKMGSAYSDKDFINLWVSDPAKRSEWNSGNQLRNDGVDIYKTKDNQYYVGKTESGEWLQYTINSKTDKVYSLDLKYASSSNAKIRIEDATGKLLSTISLDATGGTENWKTVSKKGINLKKGENKIRIIFENDGVNLAYFELK; from the coding sequence ATGAAACGAGCCATTCTATTATCTGCTTTTTTATTGTCTCAATTTGGGACATCACAGTTGTTAAAAACACAAGGACAGAAAATAATTAATGATAAAGGAGAAAATGTTCAACTTCGAGGCTTAGGTTTAGGAGGATGGATGCTGCAGGAAGGTTATATGCTGAAAACTGCAGATTTTGCAGGACCACAATATAAGATCAAAGAAAAAATTGCAGAACTGATCGGTAAGGATGGAATGGAAAATTTCTATAAAGCCTATTTAAAAAACGGAATTACAAAACAGGATATTGATTTTTTAGCAAAGTCAGGGTTTAACTCGATACGTCTTCCAATGCATTATAATCTTTACACTTTGCCTATCGAAAAAGAAAAGATAAAAGGACAAAATACCTGGCTGGAAGAAGGTTTTACAATGACCGATGATCTTTTGAAATGGTGTAAAGACAATAAAATTTATTTAATTCTTGATCTTCATGCAGCTCCGGGCGGACAAGGAAATGACGTGAATATTTCTGATAATGACAAATCGAAACCTTCTCTTTGGGAAAGTGAGGAAAATCAGAAAAAAACAATTGCACTTTGGAAAAAATTAGCAGAAAGATATAAAGATGAACCCTGGATCGGCGGATATGATTTGATTAACGAACCGAATATTAATTTCACAGGGAAAAATCAGAACGGAACAGATGAAATGTCAAATGCTCCCCTTTGGAAGCTTCAAAAAGAAATCACCGAAGCCATTCGTACCGTTGACAAAAAACATATTATTTTTCTTGAAGGAAACGGTTGGGGAAATAATTACAATGGTTTAACACCGCTTTGGGACGACAATCTCGTTTTTAGTTTTCATAAATACTGGAATTATAATGATGATGCAACGTTAAAGTTTATTTTAGATCTAAGGGAAAAATATAATATTCCTATTTGGTTGGGAGAAACTGGTGAAAATTCTAATGTCTGGTTTACGGAACTGATTCAGTTACTGGATAAACACAACATCGGTTATGCATTTTGGCCCATGAAAAAAATTGATAATATTGCAGGAATCAACAATGTAAAAATCACTCCGGAATATCAAAAACTATTAGATTACTGGAAAAATGGCGGTGAGAAACCTTCGAAAGAATTTGCAGAGAAAGCTTTAATGAAAATTGCAGACAACTATAAATTTAGCAATACCGAGATTAAAAAAGATGTAATCGATGCGATGTTCAGACAGACAATTGATGATTCTACGAAGCCATTCAAAAATCATCAGGCTCCCGGAAAAATATTTGCAACGGACTATGATCTTGGAAAAATGGGATCTGCTTATTCAGATAAAGATTTTATCAATCTTTGGGTGAGTGATCCGGCAAAAAGATCAGAATGGAATTCGGGAAATCAGCTTAGAAATGATGGTGTTGATATTTATAAAACAAAAGATAATCAATATTACGTCGGTAAAACTGAGTCAGGAGAATGGCTTCAGTACACAATCAATTCCAAAACCGATAAAGTATATTCTTTAGACCTAAAATATGCCAGCAGTAGCAATGCAAAAATCAGAATTGAAGATGCAACAGGAAAACTATTATCAACAATTTCTTTAGATGCAACAGGCGGAACTGAAAATTGGAAAACTGTTTCCAAAAAGGGCATCAACCTTAAAAAAGGAGAAAATAAAATCAGAATTATTTTTGAAAACGACGGCGTCAATCTGGCTTATTTTGAATTAAAATAG
- a CDS encoding cation:proton antiporter: MGKYRNIIFYVATIIFFSTLMYWFFVEGKTLEIGENIPPSKATGATMWENFTDSFLSNLHHPLALLLAQIVTIILVAKLFGWICMKLKQPSVIGEMIAGIVLGPSLFGLYFPELSAFIFPTESLGNLQFLSQIGLILFMYIVGMELDLSVLRKKAHDAVVISHASIIIPFALGVGLSYFIYKEFAPEGIQFSSFALFIAIAMSITAFPVLARIVQERNLHKTKIGTVVITCAAADDITAWCILAAVIAVVKAGSFSGSIFVIIMAIVYVFIMIKAVRPFLHRIAESQKGKGFISKALVAVFFLILIISSYATEVIGIHALFGAFMAGAIMPENVKFRNLFIEKIEDVALVLLLPLFFVFTGLRTQIGLLNDPHLWKIGGFIILTAVIGKFVGSALTAKFLKLNWKDSLTIGALMNTRGLTELIVLNIGYDLGVLGPELFTMLVIMALFTTFMTGPCLDMINYFFKGKKSSLEEEEHDENDAKYRVLLSFETPESGSTLLKLADNLTHKMNGNKSVTAMNIAPVDELHAFDIDNFEKEQFKNVIETSQELQLEVATLFKASTDIENDLTNISNKGNYDLLLIMLGKSMYEGSLLGRLLGFTTKIINPEKLLNTVKGKSNIFNNSPFDDSTLQILDNTNIPVGVLVDRDFNSADRVFIPIFNLSDFYLLEYAKRLINNNNSQIIILDVAGQIRNNIEVKELIRSIEQVAPNHITLYNEKQIEKEFLQAQDLMLISKKSWRGLIDSKSLWLSDIPSTLIISNP, from the coding sequence ATGGGGAAATATAGAAATATCATTTTTTATGTAGCAACGATTATATTTTTCTCGACATTGATGTACTGGTTTTTTGTGGAAGGAAAAACCCTCGAAATAGGAGAAAATATTCCTCCAAGCAAAGCCACAGGAGCTACGATGTGGGAAAATTTCACTGATTCTTTTTTATCAAATCTTCATCATCCTTTAGCACTTTTACTGGCTCAGATTGTTACCATTATTTTGGTGGCAAAATTATTCGGCTGGATTTGTATGAAACTAAAACAGCCTTCCGTAATCGGAGAAATGATTGCCGGAATTGTTTTAGGGCCATCACTTTTCGGATTGTATTTTCCTGAGCTTTCAGCATTTATTTTCCCGACAGAATCATTAGGAAACTTACAGTTTTTAAGCCAGATTGGTTTGATTCTCTTCATGTATATTGTCGGAATGGAGCTTGATCTAAGTGTTTTAAGAAAAAAAGCGCACGATGCAGTCGTGATTAGTCACGCAAGTATCATTATCCCTTTTGCGTTGGGAGTTGGGCTGTCTTATTTTATTTATAAAGAATTTGCTCCGGAAGGAATTCAGTTCAGTTCCTTTGCTTTATTTATAGCGATTGCAATGAGTATCACTGCATTTCCGGTTCTCGCTAGAATTGTACAGGAAAGAAATTTACACAAAACCAAAATCGGAACCGTCGTTATTACCTGTGCTGCAGCCGATGATATTACAGCATGGTGTATTTTGGCAGCCGTAATTGCAGTGGTAAAAGCAGGATCTTTCTCGGGATCTATCTTCGTAATTATCATGGCAATCGTTTATGTTTTTATTATGATTAAAGCGGTAAGACCATTCTTACACAGAATTGCAGAATCTCAGAAAGGAAAAGGTTTTATCAGCAAAGCATTGGTTGCCGTATTTTTCTTAATCTTAATTATCTCATCTTATGCCACAGAAGTTATCGGAATTCATGCATTATTCGGAGCTTTCATGGCTGGAGCAATCATGCCTGAAAACGTAAAATTCAGAAATCTTTTCATCGAAAAAATAGAAGATGTTGCCTTGGTATTATTGCTTCCTCTTTTCTTTGTATTTACTGGTTTAAGAACACAAATCGGGTTACTAAATGACCCACATCTTTGGAAAATAGGCGGATTTATTATTCTTACCGCCGTAATCGGGAAATTTGTGGGAAGTGCATTAACTGCTAAATTTTTAAAACTAAACTGGAAAGACAGTCTTACCATTGGCGCGTTGATGAATACGAGAGGTTTAACAGAATTAATTGTTTTAAATATCGGTTACGATCTTGGAGTTTTAGGTCCCGAATTATTTACAATGTTGGTCATCATGGCATTATTCACCACATTTATGACCGGGCCTTGTCTTGATATGATCAATTATTTCTTTAAAGGAAAAAAATCATCACTGGAAGAGGAAGAACATGATGAAAACGATGCAAAATACAGAGTCCTTTTATCTTTTGAAACTCCGGAATCAGGAAGTACATTACTGAAACTTGCCGATAATCTTACGCATAAAATGAATGGCAACAAAAGCGTAACCGCCATGAATATTGCTCCTGTAGATGAATTGCATGCTTTTGATATTGATAATTTTGAGAAAGAACAGTTTAAAAATGTGATTGAAACTTCCCAGGAACTTCAGCTTGAAGTCGCTACCCTTTTCAAAGCTTCCACCGATATTGAAAATGATCTGACGAATATTTCAAACAAAGGAAATTACGACCTTCTTTTGATTATGCTCGGAAAATCGATGTATGAAGGAAGTTTACTCGGAAGACTTTTAGGTTTCACCACCAAAATTATCAATCCTGAAAAACTATTGAACACTGTAAAAGGGAAAAGTAATATTTTCAACAATTCGCCATTCGATGATTCTACACTGCAGATTCTCGATAATACAAATATCCCAGTTGGAGTTTTGGTAGACAGAGATTTTAATTCGGCAGACAGAGTATTTATCCCTATCTTTAATTTAAGTGATTTTTATTTACTTGAATATGCAAAAAGACTGATTAACAATAACAACTCCCAAATCATTATTCTCGATGTTGCGGGGCAAATCAGAAACAATATCGAAGTGAAAGAACTCATCAGAAGCATCGAACAGGTTGCACCCAATCACATCACTTTATATAACGAAAAACAGATTGAAAAGGAGTTTTTACAGGCCCAAGATTTAATGTTAATCAGCAAAAAAAGCTGGCGAGGTTTGATCGATTCTAAAAGCCTTTGGTTGTCGGATATTCCATCTACATTGATCATTTCAAATCCTTAA
- a CDS encoding pepsin/retropepsin-like aspartic protease family protein translates to MYKLFLFFILFLSFTKNQAQELSVPFEIIDGFPIVHVWVEGKNHQFVFDTGAYKTCINSEVFPNLPISKKIENIGGIGSERKSMNAVNFSFNFLNQNYLNQEVIYTDLSLFSKMSCTNLKISGIIGRDVMENYIVEINPDSKKIIFHHHSDFNESQLKGFTKIKLQKKSPAVPIKIGGETRYALFDTGSAYGISTTNYKLENYIKTAQHISYKSKGSSIGIHGVNNDEDIHYKVYNSPLEVGNLTVKNQVFETSKNDFNNMGFDFSKQFISYLDLKNHKLFIKQVNQNTESINDNALYNIGFSVGYNVEKEKSMITRLSAKVENLVPGDTLISINGETPPTNNCEMYSFLRKFFGSKMKIVIERNNETKEIEIESV, encoded by the coding sequence ATGTACAAACTTTTCTTATTCTTTATTCTATTTCTATCTTTTACGAAAAACCAAGCTCAGGAGTTATCAGTACCGTTTGAAATTATAGATGGATTTCCTATTGTTCATGTATGGGTAGAAGGTAAAAATCATCAATTCGTTTTTGATACCGGAGCATATAAAACATGTATAAATTCTGAGGTTTTTCCTAATCTTCCAATCTCAAAAAAGATTGAAAATATAGGTGGAATTGGGAGTGAAAGGAAATCGATGAATGCAGTGAATTTTTCTTTTAATTTTTTAAATCAAAACTACCTTAACCAAGAAGTTATTTATACAGATTTAAGTTTATTCTCAAAAATGAGTTGCACGAACTTAAAGATAAGTGGAATTATCGGACGTGATGTCATGGAAAATTATATTGTGGAAATAAATCCTGACAGTAAAAAAATTATTTTTCATCATCACTCGGATTTTAATGAAAGTCAATTGAAGGGTTTTACCAAAATAAAACTTCAAAAAAAAAGTCCGGCGGTTCCCATAAAGATTGGAGGAGAGACAAGATACGCTCTTTTTGATACAGGAAGCGCTTACGGAATAAGTACAACAAATTATAAGCTTGAGAACTATATCAAAACAGCACAACACATTTCCTATAAAAGTAAAGGAAGTAGCATTGGAATACATGGCGTTAATAATGATGAAGATATACATTACAAAGTTTACAATTCTCCACTAGAGGTCGGAAACCTCACTGTAAAAAATCAGGTTTTTGAAACATCAAAAAATGATTTTAATAATATGGGATTTGATTTTAGCAAACAGTTTATTTCCTATTTAGATTTAAAAAATCACAAACTTTTTATAAAACAGGTAAATCAGAATACTGAAAGCATTAATGATAATGCTCTATATAATATAGGTTTTTCTGTCGGTTATAATGTCGAGAAAGAAAAAAGTATGATAACAAGACTTTCTGCAAAAGTCGAAAATTTGGTTCCAGGTGACACTTTGATAAGTATTAATGGTGAAACACCTCCAACAAACAATTGTGAAATGTACTCTTTTCTAAGAAAATTTTTCGGTTCGAAAATGAAAATTGTTATTGAGCGGAATAATGAAACAAAAGAAATTGAAATAGAATCTGTTTAA
- a CDS encoding lytic transglycosylase domain-containing protein — protein MKTNLKKIIVSAIFLSCSHFVNAQFLAASDTSESSVRKYKNIIEANKEIVTFIEFSMVEKGLPKHLRNLALIESHFNRNITSHAGAVGVWQFMTAHANQYGLTEDRRNDLYRSTKTAAVSLKNLYKKYNNWVTVVAAYNCGEGNIAKAMQAANSTQYHVFSKYLPAETINHVKKYLNACYATGELNSVLANYNDSRTIHLLNNRATNSQEVALSETEINAGFKLGVIAEELKINMNDLLGWNPEIVSTLENDGESKLFLPTDLMPDFLMKKNAILSKSIRTK, from the coding sequence ATGAAAACGAATCTCAAGAAAATTATAGTATCGGCAATATTCCTGAGCTGTTCACATTTTGTGAATGCGCAGTTTCTTGCTGCTTCAGACACTTCTGAAAGCAGTGTAAGAAAATACAAGAATATCATAGAAGCCAACAAGGAAATTGTGACATTTATCGAATTTTCTATGGTTGAGAAAGGGTTGCCAAAGCATTTGAGAAATTTAGCTTTAATAGAATCTCATTTTAACCGAAATATTACTTCACATGCAGGAGCTGTAGGAGTTTGGCAGTTTATGACCGCTCATGCCAATCAATATGGATTAACAGAAGACCGCCGAAATGATTTATACAGAAGTACAAAAACAGCTGCGGTTTCGCTGAAAAATCTGTATAAAAAATATAACAATTGGGTAACCGTTGTTGCTGCTTATAATTGTGGAGAAGGAAATATTGCCAAAGCGATGCAGGCTGCAAACTCTACACAATACCATGTTTTTTCTAAATATTTGCCTGCGGAAACCATTAATCATGTGAAGAAATACTTGAATGCATGTTATGCAACAGGAGAATTAAACTCGGTTTTGGCAAATTATAATGATTCCAGAACGATTCATCTTTTAAATAATAGGGCGACAAACTCTCAGGAAGTTGCTTTGTCGGAAACCGAAATTAATGCAGGATTTAAGTTGGGGGTAATTGCAGAAGAATTAAAAATTAATATGAATGATCTTCTGGGTTGGAATCCTGAAATTGTAAGCACATTAGAGAATGATGGAGAAAGCAAACTCTTTCTTCCTACAGATTTGATGCCCGATTTCTTAATGAAAAAAAATGCAATTCTTTCTAAATCGATACGCACAAAATAA
- a CDS encoding ATP-dependent Clp protease ATP-binding subunit produces the protein MGVLVTNETVKQLFHIAQSIARENYNATYSGPHILQALMHKDIGLNEFLKTIDKDPGYFYEWADVRIEDYPKTSHLPAEVGEGEFVDQILEEADDIRLKLGLDEITPICILTAIVKPQVAFTLQQLKSLPLREHEIFNLYRKDTPFAASDNGDISSLFGGSSDFSDSSFPSIKSYCVDRTVQARNGEIENIIGRDKELRMLVEILCRRSKPNVIIVGEPGVGKTALVEGFATEIIKGNVPEMLKNATLLELDTGALLAGTSYKGEIEDRLKKVINECKKIEKAVLFIDEIHTLLDPKGSIGNIGNILKPELARGEITVIGATTQEEYRKIIEPEQAFNRRFEVLTVLEPDEKTCVKMIDVLLDGYKKHHGIEVEKNAIPECVRLAKRYAKGKKLPDAAIDLLDRTMAAIKMLDELSEKELESWKEIYENILTEEYFDEKDKADELIWNYNLLRDKISPILWGSLSEQPQIDNSMPTESIQKIIEETYAELLQHAAIKREKVDRLELAAVMAAKTNIPIGKIQAQEKEKLLNMEGLLMNRVVGQDHALKILSDAIVENRSGLNKPGQPIGSFFLLGPTGTGKTELAKSMAELLFNDEKAMVRFDMSEFKEEHSAALLYGAPPGYVGYEEGGMLVNKIRQQPYTVVLFDEIEKAHHSVFDVFLQIMDEGKVHDKLGKEGDFSNALILFTSNIGSEEIVKQFEEGKVPESNSLMQIMSNSGKFRPEFLARITEIIPFAPITESIAERIFNIQLKSLHNSLTRLGMSLKISDEAVKNLALNGFSSKYGARQISGVIRSQLARPISKMIVREEVKSGQNLSVEWNNEEEKISWKVD, from the coding sequence ATGGGAGTACTTGTTACCAACGAGACAGTAAAGCAACTGTTTCATATTGCACAGTCGATTGCAAGAGAAAATTACAACGCCACTTATAGCGGTCCGCATATTTTGCAGGCTTTAATGCATAAAGATATAGGCTTAAACGAGTTTCTGAAAACCATAGATAAAGATCCCGGATATTTCTACGAATGGGCAGATGTACGCATCGAAGATTATCCCAAGACGAGCCATCTTCCGGCAGAAGTTGGAGAAGGAGAGTTTGTAGATCAGATTTTGGAAGAAGCAGATGACATTCGTTTAAAGCTTGGCTTAGATGAGATTACTCCGATCTGTATTCTTACAGCGATTGTGAAACCGCAGGTTGCTTTTACGCTGCAACAGTTAAAATCACTTCCTTTAAGAGAACATGAGATTTTCAATTTATATCGAAAAGATACTCCTTTTGCTGCTTCAGATAACGGCGATATTTCATCTCTGTTTGGAGGGTCTTCAGACTTTTCAGATTCTTCTTTTCCATCCATTAAAAGCTATTGCGTAGACCGAACAGTACAAGCGAGAAATGGTGAAATAGAAAATATAATAGGAAGAGATAAAGAGCTTAGGATGTTGGTGGAAATTCTCTGCCGCAGAAGTAAGCCCAATGTAATTATCGTCGGTGAACCCGGAGTTGGTAAAACAGCTTTGGTAGAAGGTTTTGCAACAGAAATCATCAAAGGAAATGTTCCGGAAATGCTTAAAAATGCAACTTTACTTGAATTGGATACAGGAGCTTTATTGGCAGGAACTTCTTATAAAGGTGAAATTGAAGACCGTCTGAAAAAGGTAATCAACGAATGCAAAAAAATTGAAAAAGCAGTTTTATTTATTGATGAAATTCACACGCTTTTAGACCCGAAAGGCAGCATTGGAAATATCGGAAATATCCTTAAACCAGAATTGGCAAGAGGTGAAATTACCGTAATCGGAGCGACCACTCAGGAAGAATATAGAAAAATTATAGAACCTGAACAGGCTTTTAACCGTCGTTTTGAAGTTTTAACAGTTCTTGAGCCGGACGAAAAAACTTGTGTGAAAATGATCGATGTTTTGCTGGATGGCTATAAAAAACATCACGGTATTGAAGTTGAAAAGAATGCAATTCCCGAATGTGTACGTTTGGCAAAACGTTACGCAAAAGGTAAAAAACTTCCCGATGCAGCGATTGATCTTTTAGATCGGACAATGGCGGCAATAAAAATGCTCGACGAACTTTCAGAAAAAGAATTGGAAAGCTGGAAAGAAATCTATGAAAATATTTTGACAGAAGAATATTTTGATGAAAAAGATAAGGCAGACGAATTGATTTGGAATTACAATTTATTACGAGATAAAATCAGTCCTATTTTGTGGGGTTCTCTAAGTGAACAACCGCAAATCGACAATTCGATGCCGACAGAATCAATTCAAAAAATAATAGAAGAAACATATGCCGAACTTTTACAACATGCGGCTATAAAAAGAGAAAAAGTAGACCGTTTGGAATTGGCGGCGGTAATGGCTGCGAAAACGAATATTCCGATTGGGAAAATTCAGGCTCAGGAAAAAGAAAAGCTTCTGAATATGGAAGGTCTTCTGATGAACAGGGTCGTTGGTCAGGATCACGCTTTGAAAATTCTTTCGGACGCTATTGTAGAAAACCGAAGTGGATTAAACAAGCCTGGACAACCCATTGGATCATTTTTTCTTTTAGGCCCAACCGGAACCGGAAAAACAGAATTGGCAAAATCGATGGCAGAATTGCTTTTCAATGACGAAAAAGCAATGGTGCGTTTTGATATGTCGGAATTTAAAGAAGAACATTCAGCAGCGCTTTTATACGGCGCACCTCCAGGTTATGTGGGTTATGAGGAAGGTGGAATGTTGGTGAATAAAATCAGACAACAACCTTATACCGTAGTTTTATTTGATGAAATTGAAAAAGCGCATCATTCAGTTTTTGATGTGTTTTTACAGATTATGGACGAAGGAAAAGTTCATGACAAGCTTGGAAAAGAAGGAGATTTCAGCAACGCTTTGATTTTGTTTACTTCAAATATCGGAAGTGAAGAAATTGTAAAACAGTTTGAAGAAGGAAAAGTTCCCGAATCGAATTCATTGATGCAGATTATGTCGAATTCTGGAAAATTCAGACCCGAATTTTTGGCTAGAATTACAGAAATTATTCCGTTTGCACCGATTACAGAATCTATTGCAGAAAGAATCTTTAATATTCAGCTGAAATCACTTCATAACTCATTAACAAGACTGGGAATGAGCTTGAAAATTAGCGATGAAGCGGTAAAGAACTTAGCCTTAAACGGATTCAGCAGTAAATATGGAGCAAGACAGATTTCCGGAGTAATCAGATCGCAACTGGCAAGACCAATTTCGAAAATGATAGTAAGAGAAGAAGTGAAATCCGGGCAAAATCTTTCGGTAGAATGGAATAACGAAGAAGAAAAAATCAGCTGGAAAGTAGATTAA